A genome region from Myxococcales bacterium includes the following:
- a CDS encoding DUF1343 domain-containing protein: protein MRLGIDILLDENRSKLLGRRVGLLTNSACVDSKGRPTLDRVLSDDEIDLRAIFAPEHGINLSAQDMEPVPSESEQRRKVPVHSLYGNSVESLVPTDEALSSIDLMLIDLQDIGSRYYTYVWTAALCAKGCSRRGRKIILCDRPNPIGGISTEGGGIEPGFESFVGLYSVPNRHGMTIAEIVHYVNNNEHIGANMDIIKMDGWQRQMLWNDTGLSWHNPSPNMRSLAAALLYPGMCLIEATNLSEGRGTDEPFILVGAPFISADKISSEFNALSLPGIIAEPASFTPNRQKWRGERCEGVRWKIIDRNTFRPYLTGLVFIWLVKKLYGGRGFEWRKDPYEFVSDIPAIDLLTGSAQFRKKIDSSSMEDLLKLSETPQEFADRISGYLLY, encoded by the coding sequence ATGAGACTTGGAATTGACATCCTCCTTGACGAAAATCGATCTAAATTGCTCGGCCGCAGAGTTGGGCTTCTCACCAACTCTGCCTGCGTGGATTCAAAGGGAAGACCCACTCTAGATAGGGTTTTATCGGATGATGAAATCGACCTGAGGGCGATATTCGCCCCTGAGCACGGAATAAATCTGTCCGCACAGGACATGGAACCCGTTCCATCCGAATCTGAACAAAGGAGGAAAGTACCCGTACACAGCCTGTACGGAAACTCCGTAGAATCGCTAGTCCCTACGGACGAAGCCCTCTCCTCCATAGACCTGATGCTGATAGATCTTCAGGATATAGGAAGCAGATACTATACTTACGTATGGACGGCGGCGCTTTGTGCGAAAGGCTGTTCCCGAAGGGGGAGAAAGATAATCCTGTGCGACCGCCCCAATCCGATAGGCGGAATCTCTACAGAAGGCGGCGGAATAGAACCGGGGTTTGAATCATTTGTGGGGCTGTATTCGGTGCCAAACAGGCATGGAATGACGATCGCTGAGATTGTTCACTATGTGAACAATAATGAGCATATCGGCGCAAACATGGATATCATAAAGATGGATGGATGGCAAAGACAGATGCTGTGGAATGATACCGGCCTCAGTTGGCACAATCCATCTCCGAATATGCGTTCGCTAGCTGCCGCACTTCTATATCCGGGGATGTGCCTCATTGAGGCCACCAATCTTTCCGAGGGACGGGGAACCGATGAACCATTCATCCTCGTAGGCGCACCGTTTATATCAGCTGATAAAATATCGTCGGAATTTAACGCCCTCTCGCTCCCTGGAATCATCGCCGAACCGGCGAGCTTCACGCCCAATCGTCAAAAATGGAGAGGAGAACGGTGCGAGGGGGTCCGCTGGAAAATTATCGATAGAAATACATTCCGCCCATATCTGACTGGCCTTGTCTTCATATGGCTTGTGAAAAAACTTTATGGAGGCCGCGGCTTTGAGTGGCGCAAAGATCCCTACGAATTCGTCAGCGATATCCCTGCGATAGATCTTTTGACCGGGTCTGCGCAATTCAGAAAAAAAATCGACAGCAGTTCTATGGAAGACCTCTTAAAACTATCTGAAACCCCGCAAGAATTTGCAGATAGAATCTCCGGTTATCTTTTGTATTGA